The proteins below come from a single Zhouia spongiae genomic window:
- a CDS encoding GumC family protein, with the protein MQLNGEIRTALKKRETNEVRDFVFKYKKHWKWFVLSAAIGVILAFVYLRYTIPKYAATASVMLLEDKTSSSQMTAFSDLNIFSNNMRKVQDEIEVMTSRDVFIETVDKLDLNIQYYTQGRVIKVEKYNNYPITLNFIASDSIINNSKLTAYIEVLSVNDFNYWEEKEGNQLPKKKYSFGNKINSSLGDLLITPSLDKINSYIGATIEVNITPVTTVAQNLKRNINVLPIDVESNVIQILYNDVIKEKAIDVINTLIETYNDNSLEEKSLVSKQTTEFLNKRIDLIAADLADVDNVAERFKTGNKLTNIAADADIYLSSSSANEQEMVVTGTELSMVNYMKESVSQRGTYETMPANIGLSDPGINNITTKYNELVIERQRLLKSSNEKNPVVVNLDQQLDGLKESMSQSLNNLGNTLNIKYQSLSDQAARINSKIYSVPGQERELRDIQRQQQIKESLYLYLLEKREETEIATASVSPNIKVIDNAYIVSDTPVSPKKKIVYLAAIVLGMLVPFSVIRIKHLLDNKIHNKEDLLKLFRDVPIIGEIPKIEDKNEKTIKTNDRSVLAESFRLLRTNLDYVMRKQKDKKLNNIIFVTSTINGEGKSFVSYNLGLTLAYSNKKTLLIGGDIRNPGLNLFLNGIPANIGLTEYLQKPDLKVADIINPVYNDIPLDIILSGKIPPNPAELLMSNRLEELFDIVSDNYDYVIVDTAPAMLVTDTLLISKYAGNTVYITRAEYTDKRMLDYPRELFDDNKLNGMMMVINDVDTSNFSYGGRYGYGYYGTNRKAKRVKRRRFDKVKI; encoded by the coding sequence ATGCAGTTAAACGGAGAAATAAGGACAGCTCTTAAGAAAAGAGAAACCAACGAAGTGAGAGATTTTGTATTTAAATATAAAAAACATTGGAAGTGGTTTGTTTTAAGTGCTGCTATCGGAGTCATTTTGGCATTTGTATATTTAAGATATACAATACCCAAGTATGCCGCAACAGCTTCTGTAATGCTATTAGAGGATAAAACATCGTCTTCGCAAATGACAGCCTTCAGTGATCTTAATATTTTTTCTAATAATATGAGAAAGGTTCAGGATGAAATAGAAGTTATGACCTCTAGAGATGTATTTATAGAAACTGTAGATAAACTCGATCTAAATATTCAGTACTACACACAAGGCAGGGTCATTAAGGTCGAAAAATATAATAACTATCCGATTACACTGAATTTCATTGCTTCCGATTCAATTATAAATAATTCTAAATTAACTGCATATATAGAAGTATTATCCGTAAACGATTTTAATTATTGGGAAGAAAAAGAGGGCAACCAGTTGCCGAAGAAAAAGTATTCATTCGGAAATAAAATTAACTCCTCTCTTGGTGATTTACTGATTACCCCATCTCTGGATAAGATAAACAGCTATATAGGGGCTACCATAGAAGTAAATATTACACCTGTAACAACGGTTGCACAGAATTTAAAGAGAAATATCAATGTACTGCCGATAGATGTAGAATCTAATGTGATCCAGATATTATACAACGATGTTATTAAAGAAAAAGCAATCGACGTCATCAATACATTAATAGAGACCTATAACGATAACAGCCTTGAAGAAAAAAGTTTAGTGTCTAAACAAACAACGGAGTTCCTGAACAAGAGAATAGACCTTATTGCCGCAGACCTGGCCGATGTAGACAATGTGGCGGAAAGATTTAAAACAGGTAATAAACTTACCAATATTGCAGCAGATGCTGATATTTATCTATCATCGAGTTCGGCCAATGAGCAGGAGATGGTAGTTACCGGTACCGAATTAAGTATGGTAAACTATATGAAAGAGTCGGTTTCTCAGCGGGGAACATATGAAACAATGCCGGCTAATATCGGACTGTCGGATCCGGGAATCAATAATATCACGACAAAATATAATGAATTGGTTATAGAACGGCAGCGTTTGTTGAAAAGCTCTAATGAAAAGAACCCGGTCGTGGTCAATCTCGATCAACAACTGGATGGCTTGAAGGAATCGATGTCCCAGAGTTTAAATAACCTTGGAAACACATTGAATATAAAATACCAGAGTTTGAGTGATCAGGCAGCCCGTATTAACTCTAAAATATATTCTGTTCCGGGACAAGAAAGAGAACTCAGAGATATCCAACGCCAGCAACAAATCAAAGAATCGCTTTACCTTTATCTTCTAGAAAAGCGGGAAGAAACAGAAATAGCAACAGCATCGGTATCACCAAATATAAAAGTCATAGACAATGCCTACATTGTTAGTGACACCCCGGTATCGCCTAAAAAGAAGATCGTTTACCTGGCTGCAATTGTATTAGGGATGCTGGTACCATTTTCAGTTATTCGTATCAAACACCTATTGGATAATAAAATTCACAATAAAGAAGACTTGCTGAAATTGTTCCGTGATGTGCCGATAATAGGTGAAATTCCTAAAATTGAAGATAAAAATGAAAAAACAATTAAAACAAATGACAGATCAGTTCTGGCAGAATCCTTTAGGTTGCTGAGAACCAATTTGGACTATGTGATGAGGAAACAAAAGGACAAAAAGTTAAATAATATAATATTTGTAACTTCAACCATCAATGGAGAAGGGAAGTCTTTTGTAAGTTATAACCTGGGACTCACTTTAGCATATTCCAATAAAAAGACCCTGCTTATTGGCGGAGATATACGTAATCCGGGACTTAATTTATTTTTGAATGGAATCCCGGCTAATATCGGGCTTACAGAATACCTGCAAAAGCCGGATTTAAAAGTAGCGGATATTATTAACCCCGTATATAATGATATTCCTTTAGATATAATACTGTCAGGCAAAATCCCTCCTAATCCGGCAGAACTCTTAATGAGCAATCGATTAGAAGAATTATTTGATATAGTATCTGATAATTACGATTATGTAATAGTAGATACTGCTCCGGCAATGCTGGTTACCGATACATTGCTTATAAGTAAATATGCGGGTAATACGGTTTATATTACCAGAGCAGAGTATACAGATAAGAGAATGTTGGATTATCCAAGAGAACTTTTTGACGACAACAAACTGAATGGAATGATGATGGTAATTAACGATGTAGACACGTCTAATTTCAGCTATGGAGGCCGTTACGGCTATGGCTATTACGGAACCAATAGAAAAGCCAAAAGAGTTAAAAGGAGAAGGTTTGATAAAGTGAAAATATGA
- a CDS encoding polysaccharide biosynthesis/export family protein — MNLRIKTLKRVSYVLVLGFLVISCASREEVVYMQNAKKFETVVNTDTFEPKLKVDDILSIHISASDPESVKPFNLIKGITNTGNPQELDYLIDKEGNIDFPVLGKVQLVGLTTEQAKEKISGILQKDYLKDPIVNIRIKNFRVTVLGEVNKPGTYTIDSERITIFEALGLAGDLRIKGRRDNVLVIRDFNGTKTYTRVDLTSKALINSPVYYLTQNDVVYIEPNKSAITSASLDNRATIIVSILSVLITSAVVIITRK; from the coding sequence ATGAATTTAAGAATTAAAACCTTAAAGAGAGTAAGCTATGTTCTTGTGTTAGGTTTTTTGGTTATATCATGTGCTTCGAGAGAAGAGGTTGTTTATATGCAAAATGCCAAAAAATTTGAAACGGTAGTTAATACTGACACTTTTGAACCAAAACTCAAAGTAGACGATATATTAAGCATTCATATATCGGCATCTGATCCAGAATCGGTAAAACCTTTTAATCTTATTAAAGGCATTACCAATACCGGTAACCCTCAAGAATTAGATTATTTAATTGATAAAGAGGGAAATATAGATTTCCCTGTTTTGGGAAAGGTACAATTGGTAGGCTTAACAACAGAGCAGGCCAAAGAGAAAATAAGCGGAATTCTTCAAAAAGATTATCTAAAAGACCCTATTGTTAATATCAGGATTAAAAACTTTAGGGTAACGGTATTAGGAGAAGTCAATAAGCCGGGTACTTATACTATAGATAGTGAACGAATTACCATATTCGAAGCTTTAGGGTTAGCTGGCGACCTGAGAATAAAAGGAAGAAGGGATAATGTACTGGTCATCCGTGATTTTAACGGAACCAAAACATACACTAGGGTCGACCTGACATCCAAAGCCCTTATAAACTCTCCGGTTTATTATCTAACTCAAAATGATGTGGTATATATAGAACCAAATAAATCGGCTATAACTTCTGCCTCTTTAGATAACAGAGCTACTATTATAGTATCAATACTATCTGTATTAATAACATCTGCTGTAGTAATTATAACCAGAAAATAA
- a CDS encoding polysaccharide biosynthesis protein: protein MRLKNYVLYNSKKYASQWLVLAIDLFIVATSFILAYLIRFDLTLGFNPEPFLKQLPVVIVIAALSFLIVKSHKGVIRHTGFRDIIRVFMAVVLFFGFTVSFVLLNREMAFMEGFTIPISIIMIHSLLSFVALSSSRVLFKMSYKYMTCKTKYAKNIMIYGAGDAGIITLNALLSNHNQKVNIIGFIDDNEAKKGKSINGFTIYGRECLNEKFVERYQISEIIVSIQNLPTQKFRGIVNDLIELSVDVKAIPPFENWINGKLNADQIKQVQIEDLLDRDPIDINNPVIGRELEGEVVLVTGAAGSIGSELSRQIAGYKCKRLIMVDQAESALYDLQQELLQQKRDNIIPIVADIRDKARVDHIFNEYKPTMVFHAAAYKHVPLMESNPYEAIKINVGGTKIVADASSYYKVKKFVFVSTDKAVNPTNVMGATKRTAEMYISCLQNESETKYIITRFGNVLGSNGSVIPLFRKQIEKGGPLTVTHEKVTRYFMTIPEASQLVLEAGAMGKGGEIFIFDMGESVKIFDLALNMIRLSGLQYPTDIDIKITGLRPGEKLYEELLANGENTLPTYHNKIKISKARPVNYARVKPVIEEICISNFFQNNSIVMKLKELIPEYVSNNSVFEKYDRKQEKITDNRKKVLTSNFFEKVEN from the coding sequence ATGAGACTGAAAAACTACGTATTATATAACTCGAAAAAGTATGCTTCCCAGTGGCTGGTGTTAGCAATCGACCTGTTTATTGTTGCTACTTCTTTTATTCTGGCTTACCTGATAAGGTTTGATCTTACATTGGGTTTTAATCCCGAACCGTTTTTAAAGCAATTGCCAGTTGTAATCGTTATTGCGGCACTAAGTTTTCTCATCGTTAAATCACATAAAGGAGTCATCAGACATACCGGTTTCAGAGATATTATCAGGGTATTTATGGCTGTTGTCTTGTTTTTTGGATTTACTGTTTCGTTTGTCCTTCTTAACAGGGAAATGGCTTTTATGGAAGGGTTTACGATTCCGATTTCAATTATAATGATTCATTCCCTGTTAAGTTTTGTAGCCTTAAGCTCGAGCAGGGTACTTTTTAAAATGTCGTATAAATACATGACCTGCAAAACAAAGTATGCGAAAAACATTATGATATATGGCGCAGGGGATGCAGGGATTATTACATTAAATGCGTTGTTATCCAACCACAATCAGAAAGTAAATATTATCGGATTTATTGATGATAATGAAGCCAAGAAAGGGAAATCAATTAACGGGTTTACCATATATGGTCGCGAGTGTTTAAATGAAAAATTTGTAGAGCGATATCAAATTTCGGAGATCATAGTATCGATCCAGAACTTACCCACTCAGAAATTCAGGGGTATTGTAAATGATTTAATAGAGCTTTCAGTAGATGTCAAGGCAATACCTCCTTTTGAGAACTGGATCAACGGAAAATTAAATGCCGATCAGATAAAACAGGTACAGATAGAAGACCTGCTGGACAGAGATCCTATCGATATAAACAACCCGGTAATTGGCAGAGAACTGGAAGGGGAGGTTGTATTGGTTACAGGGGCCGCCGGTTCTATCGGAAGTGAACTTTCAAGACAAATAGCAGGCTATAAGTGCAAAAGACTGATAATGGTAGACCAGGCAGAATCAGCTCTTTATGATCTTCAGCAGGAATTATTACAACAGAAAAGAGATAATATCATACCTATTGTAGCTGATATCAGGGATAAAGCAAGAGTAGACCATATCTTTAATGAATATAAACCAACAATGGTGTTTCACGCTGCTGCATATAAACATGTTCCTTTAATGGAATCGAACCCATATGAGGCTATTAAGATCAATGTTGGGGGAACCAAGATAGTGGCAGATGCTTCTTCATATTACAAAGTGAAAAAGTTTGTATTTGTGTCTACGGATAAAGCCGTAAACCCTACAAATGTAATGGGCGCAACAAAAAGGACAGCCGAAATGTATATAAGCTGCCTGCAGAACGAAAGTGAAACAAAATATATAATAACACGCTTTGGAAATGTTTTAGGATCTAATGGATCTGTAATACCTTTATTTAGAAAACAGATCGAAAAAGGAGGGCCTTTAACAGTAACACACGAGAAGGTTACACGGTACTTTATGACTATTCCGGAAGCGTCTCAGTTGGTGCTGGAGGCAGGCGCCATGGGCAAAGGAGGAGAGATCTTTATCTTCGATATGGGAGAATCGGTTAAGATATTTGACCTGGCACTCAATATGATCCGATTGTCAGGACTACAATACCCTACCGATATCGATATAAAAATTACCGGACTGCGTCCTGGAGAAAAGCTTTACGAAGAATTGCTTGCTAATGGAGAAAACACGTTGCCTACATATCATAACAAGATAAAGATCAGTAAGGCACGACCGGTAAATTATGCAAGGGTAAAACCTGTAATTGAAGAGATCTGTATTTCAAATTTCTTTCAGAATAACAGTATTGTGATGAAGCTGAAAGAGCTGATACCTGAGTATGTTTCTAATAATTCTGTATTCGAAAAGTATGATAGAAAACAGGAAAAAATAACCGATAATCGAAAAAAAGTACTTACATCGAATTTCTTTGAAAAAGTGGAGAATTAA
- a CDS encoding DegT/DnrJ/EryC1/StrS family aminotransferase translates to MTVITKSKIWLSSPHMSGREQMYVDEAFNTNWIAPLGPNVTAFEQCLESYLSANVYVAALASGTAAIHLGLQVLGVTRGDDVICQSFTFAASANPITYLGANPVFIDSEPDTWNMDPELLERAIRSRIAKGKKPKAIVAVHLYGMPYKADEIRTIADSYEIPVLEDSAEALGSLYMGKRCGTLGDLAILSFNGNKIITTSGGGALVCNDEAQREQAVHLATQARDQAPHYQHTSIGYNYRLSNVLAGIGRGQMEVLEERVHARRANYSYYKDQLSEFAEIEFLPEPEGVFANRWLTTILTPSYALREQIRLALERENIDSRPLWKPMHLQPVFKDQTSFINGCSEDLFNRGLCLPSGSNLTREELYSITKVIKSVL, encoded by the coding sequence ATGACAGTTATTACTAAATCAAAAATTTGGTTGTCGTCTCCTCACATGAGTGGCCGGGAACAAATGTACGTTGACGAAGCATTTAACACGAACTGGATCGCTCCGTTAGGACCTAATGTTACAGCTTTTGAACAATGTTTAGAATCTTATCTGAGTGCTAATGTATATGTGGCTGCATTGGCATCTGGTACCGCGGCCATACATCTAGGACTACAGGTGTTGGGTGTGACCAGGGGAGATGACGTGATCTGTCAGTCATTTACTTTTGCCGCTTCAGCAAATCCGATTACATACCTGGGAGCCAATCCGGTCTTTATTGATAGTGAGCCTGATACCTGGAATATGGATCCGGAACTCTTAGAAAGGGCCATAAGATCAAGAATCGCCAAAGGAAAGAAACCAAAAGCTATTGTAGCCGTACATCTGTATGGAATGCCGTACAAGGCTGATGAAATAAGGACTATAGCAGACAGCTATGAAATTCCTGTTCTGGAAGACAGTGCCGAGGCACTGGGAAGTTTATATATGGGGAAGCGATGCGGTACCCTGGGAGACCTTGCCATACTCTCTTTTAACGGTAATAAAATAATAACGACTTCAGGAGGGGGAGCCCTGGTATGTAATGACGAAGCACAGCGGGAACAGGCCGTTCATCTGGCAACTCAGGCTCGTGATCAGGCTCCTCATTACCAACATACATCTATTGGATATAATTACCGGCTCAGCAATGTACTGGCCGGAATAGGCAGGGGACAAATGGAGGTTCTTGAAGAGAGGGTTCATGCCAGAAGAGCTAATTATTCATATTATAAAGATCAGTTAAGTGAATTTGCTGAAATAGAATTTCTGCCAGAACCTGAAGGTGTATTTGCCAACAGGTGGTTAACAACCATATTGACTCCTTCTTATGCGTTGAGGGAACAAATACGGTTGGCATTAGAAAGAGAAAATATTGATTCCCGCCCACTATGGAAACCAATGCATTTACAACCGGTATTTAAAGATCAAACCTCTTTTATCAATGGTTGTTCAGAAGATCTTTTCAACAGAGGCTTGTGCCTTCCAAGCGGATCAAACCTTACCCGCGAAGAATTATATAGTATAACCAAAGTTATAAAATCTGTATTATGA
- a CDS encoding right-handed parallel beta-helix repeat-containing protein has translation MHEFLKYKNFFGLFVILSCCTVQSQSVKASEYGYDVLDATPYLLKALYSENDTIIIDKQKNDWIVSPLVVRDLKNKVIILEKGVRLMAKKGSFSNKSDCLIKLINCSDMEIEGNEAILRMNKDEYSDGEWRHGLSILKCRNIKIKNLQILNSGGDGIYINGIEKGSFSKDIVVENVLSKYNKRQGISVISAENLMVKNAVFSATSGTLPECGLDLEPNSEYDRLVNIDFEQCTFSNNNNAGVNISLHNLTAYSEPVSISFRNCVLLENNVNNSGLASEIIISANKLNPVSGKVIFKDCFFKDSNYGFLYSRKRSDAFEVVFDNCAAVNICRGGTMPPVGLEVTDYKNNSSLGGFTFKGIYLEYDKDIPVIKVRGSRLGTLESLKDVNGDFTIKNHQIKKYEHYINYNNNLNRNVKLDYTIIK, from the coding sequence ATGCATGAATTTTTAAAATATAAGAATTTTTTTGGATTATTTGTAATCCTTTCATGTTGTACAGTTCAAAGCCAGTCAGTAAAAGCCTCTGAATATGGATATGATGTGCTGGATGCTACTCCGTATTTATTAAAAGCACTGTATTCTGAGAATGATACGATTATAATAGACAAGCAAAAAAATGATTGGATTGTAAGCCCTCTTGTGGTCAGGGATCTAAAAAATAAGGTCATCATACTGGAAAAGGGAGTTCGATTAATGGCTAAAAAAGGGAGTTTCTCTAACAAATCGGATTGTCTGATTAAGCTGATCAACTGTTCAGACATGGAAATAGAAGGAAATGAGGCTATCTTAAGAATGAATAAAGACGAGTATAGCGATGGTGAGTGGCGACACGGGTTAAGTATCTTAAAATGCCGGAATATTAAAATTAAGAACCTTCAGATTTTAAATAGCGGAGGCGACGGTATTTATATTAATGGAATAGAGAAGGGGAGTTTTAGTAAAGACATTGTCGTAGAGAACGTACTTTCAAAATATAATAAGAGACAGGGGATTAGTGTGATAAGTGCCGAAAATTTAATGGTAAAAAACGCTGTATTTTCTGCTACCTCAGGAACCTTGCCGGAATGCGGCCTGGATCTTGAACCAAATTCTGAATACGACAGACTGGTTAATATAGATTTTGAACAGTGTACCTTTTCAAATAATAACAATGCAGGGGTTAACATCTCGTTGCATAACCTGACAGCCTATTCAGAACCGGTAAGCATATCCTTTAGAAATTGTGTTTTACTCGAGAATAATGTTAATAACAGCGGATTGGCAAGTGAGATCATTATCAGTGCAAATAAGCTCAATCCGGTATCAGGGAAAGTAATTTTTAAAGATTGCTTTTTTAAAGACAGTAATTATGGATTTCTCTACAGCAGAAAAAGAAGTGATGCATTTGAAGTCGTTTTCGACAATTGTGCAGCCGTTAATATTTGTAGGGGAGGAACGATGCCTCCTGTAGGGCTGGAAGTAACGGACTATAAAAACAATTCTTCTCTTGGCGGATTTACGTTTAAAGGAATCTATCTTGAATATGATAAGGATATTCCGGTAATTAAGGTAAGGGGATCCAGATTGGGGACTCTAGAAAGCTTAAAAGATGTAAACGGCGATTTTACCATCAAAAACCATCAAATAAAAAAATATGAGCATTATATAAACTATAATAATAACCTGAACAGGAATGTTAAACTGGACTATACCATTATAAAATAA
- a CDS encoding NAD-dependent epimerase, translated as MKILVTGAAGFIGFHVSRSLLEKGHEVIGLDSINDYYDINLKFNRLRELGIIRDEAEIYNKLIVSSKYQDSFKFIRLKLEDREHLPELFENEKFDVVCNLAAQAGVRYSLENPETYIDSNIVGFLNILECCRHNHIEHLVYASSSSVYGLNEKIPFSTTDNVDRPISLYAASKKSNELMAHTYSHLFDMATTGLRFFTVYGPWGRPDMALFLFTEAISQNKPIKVFNYGEMERDFTYINDIVEGVVRICTTPVQKRKSKDQLYKVYNIGNNDSVKLMDFIKEIEDNLGKKAEMDLMPIQPGDVAKTWANVDALIEDYDYSPNTPVKDGIKSFIDWYTEYYNIKVS; from the coding sequence ATGAAAATACTAGTTACAGGAGCAGCAGGGTTTATTGGGTTTCATGTATCTCGCTCTCTTTTAGAAAAGGGACATGAAGTTATCGGTTTGGATTCCATTAATGATTATTATGATATTAATTTAAAGTTTAACCGATTGCGTGAACTGGGCATCATTAGGGACGAAGCTGAAATCTATAATAAACTGATTGTAAGTTCAAAGTACCAGGACTCATTTAAGTTCATCAGGTTAAAACTGGAAGACAGGGAGCATCTGCCGGAACTATTCGAAAACGAAAAGTTTGATGTCGTTTGCAATCTTGCAGCACAGGCAGGTGTAAGATATAGCCTGGAAAACCCGGAAACATATATAGATAGCAATATTGTTGGTTTTCTGAACATCCTTGAATGTTGCAGGCATAACCATATAGAGCATCTGGTTTACGCGAGCAGCTCCAGCGTATATGGTCTGAACGAAAAAATCCCGTTTTCGACTACAGACAATGTAGACAGACCCATAAGTCTGTATGCCGCAAGTAAAAAAAGTAATGAGCTGATGGCCCATACATACAGCCATTTGTTCGATATGGCAACAACCGGACTGCGTTTCTTTACGGTATATGGTCCCTGGGGACGCCCGGACATGGCACTCTTTTTATTTACAGAAGCCATTTCCCAGAATAAACCTATAAAAGTTTTTAATTATGGGGAAATGGAACGCGATTTTACTTATATCAATGATATCGTAGAAGGTGTGGTCAGAATCTGTACCACGCCTGTTCAAAAAAGAAAATCAAAGGACCAATTATATAAGGTCTATAATATTGGTAATAATGATTCTGTAAAATTAATGGACTTCATTAAAGAGATTGAAGACAATCTCGGAAAGAAGGCAGAAATGGATCTTATGCCGATCCAACCGGGAGATGTTGCCAAAACCTGGGCTAATGTAGATGCTTTAATTGAGGACTATGATTACTCTCCGAATACCCCGGTTAAAGATGGAATAAAATCTTTTATAGACTGGTATACAGAATATTATAACATAAAAGTTTCCTGA
- a CDS encoding nucleotide sugar dehydrogenase yields MKTGKTKIGIVGLGYVGLPLARLFATAYDVVGFDINTNRVKELNEGTDVTKEIEKQDLLGVLKQNESQDKGLLCTSDPENMSSCNIFIITVPTPVDKNHRPDLTPLYKASESVGKVLKKGDVVIYESTVYPGVTEDECVPILEHVSGLEFNKDFFAGYSPERINPGDKKHTVDKILKVTSGSTPEIALLIDNLYKSVITAGTHSAPSIKVAEAAKVIENSQRDINIAFVNELAKIFNLLDIDTQSVLKAAGTKWNFLPFKPGLVGGHCIGVDPYYLAQKAQEVGYHPEIILAGRRINDSMGQYVASQLIKLMIKKDIKIKESKILVLGITFKENCPDVRNTRVVDVIRELLSYNTAVTVYDPIADAEAVKHEYGLTITNSLPPGTYDGILLAVSHQEFNDLDVEELIKENGVVYDVKGSLKIRSKSVL; encoded by the coding sequence ATGAAAACCGGAAAAACAAAAATAGGAATCGTAGGGCTCGGTTACGTCGGGCTTCCATTAGCCCGATTATTTGCCACAGCATATGATGTGGTAGGGTTTGATATTAACACCAACCGGGTGAAAGAGCTTAATGAGGGAACTGATGTTACAAAAGAGATCGAAAAACAAGATCTGTTAGGGGTATTAAAACAAAATGAAAGTCAGGATAAAGGACTACTTTGTACGTCTGATCCCGAAAATATGTCTTCCTGTAACATATTTATAATAACTGTACCCACGCCTGTAGACAAAAACCACAGACCGGATTTAACCCCTTTGTATAAAGCAAGTGAATCTGTTGGCAAGGTGTTAAAAAAAGGAGATGTCGTTATTTACGAATCAACGGTATATCCGGGAGTGACGGAAGATGAATGTGTTCCCATACTAGAACATGTCAGCGGTCTCGAATTTAATAAGGATTTCTTTGCAGGGTATTCGCCTGAAAGAATTAATCCGGGAGATAAAAAACATACCGTCGATAAAATCCTTAAAGTAACTTCCGGTTCAACACCGGAAATAGCTTTGTTGATTGATAACCTATACAAATCTGTTATAACTGCGGGTACACATTCTGCACCGTCGATTAAAGTTGCTGAAGCTGCCAAAGTGATCGAAAACTCGCAAAGAGATATCAATATTGCGTTTGTAAACGAATTGGCTAAAATTTTTAATCTCCTCGATATCGATACGCAGTCGGTATTAAAGGCAGCAGGAACCAAATGGAATTTCTTACCATTTAAACCGGGCCTTGTCGGAGGGCATTGTATCGGAGTCGACCCATATTACCTGGCTCAAAAAGCACAGGAAGTCGGTTATCATCCCGAGATCATCCTGGCCGGAAGACGTATTAATGACAGTATGGGACAATACGTAGCTAGCCAGCTTATTAAGTTAATGATCAAAAAAGATATTAAAATCAAGGAAAGTAAAATTCTTGTTTTGGGTATCACCTTTAAAGAAAACTGTCCGGATGTAAGAAATACCAGAGTTGTAGATGTTATCAGGGAATTGTTAAGTTACAATACAGCTGTTACCGTATACGATCCGATAGCTGACGCAGAAGCCGTTAAACACGAATACGGCCTGACAATCACGAACAGCCTCCCTCCGGGTACATACGACGGAATCTTACTGGCAGTATCACATCAGGAGTTTAACGACCTCGATGTAGAAGAGCTGATCAAAGAAAATGGGGTTGTTTATGATGTAAAGGGTTCTTTAAAAATAAGATCAAAGTCCGTTTTATAA